In Rahnella sikkimica, the following are encoded in one genomic region:
- the dapB gene encoding 4-hydroxy-tetrahydrodipicolinate reductase produces the protein MSNADIRMAIVGAGGRMGRQLIQAVSDTDGVVLGAALERTESSLVGADAGELAGTGTSGIRVNDDLDAVANDFDILIDFTRPEGTLAHLAFCQKHHKGMIIGTTGFDDAGKAAIKQASESIPVVFAANFSVGVNVVLKLLEKAAKVMGDYTDIEIVEAHHRHKVDAPSGTALAMGEAIADALGRDLKECAVYAREGHTGERDPKSIGFATIRAGDIVGEHTAMFADIGERVEITHKASSRMTFANGAVRAAKWLSSHKSGLYDMRDVLGLDDL, from the coding sequence ATGAGTAACGCTGATATTCGCATGGCTATCGTTGGCGCGGGCGGTCGTATGGGCCGGCAGCTGATTCAGGCCGTTTCTGATACAGATGGCGTGGTATTGGGCGCAGCCCTGGAGCGCACGGAATCTTCACTGGTCGGAGCCGATGCTGGCGAACTGGCGGGCACCGGTACTTCCGGCATCAGAGTGAATGATGACCTCGATGCGGTGGCGAATGACTTCGATATTCTGATCGACTTCACCCGTCCGGAAGGCACGCTGGCGCACCTGGCTTTTTGTCAGAAACACCATAAAGGCATGATTATTGGTACTACAGGCTTCGATGACGCCGGTAAGGCCGCAATTAAACAGGCTTCAGAGAGTATTCCTGTGGTTTTTGCCGCTAACTTTAGCGTGGGCGTGAACGTCGTGCTCAAGTTACTGGAAAAAGCCGCGAAGGTGATGGGCGATTATACGGATATCGAAATTGTGGAGGCGCATCATCGCCACAAAGTCGATGCGCCTTCTGGCACTGCGCTGGCGATGGGCGAAGCAATTGCTGATGCGCTGGGCCGTGATTTGAAAGAGTGCGCCGTGTATGCCCGCGAAGGCCATACCGGCGAGCGTGATCCGAAAAGCATTGGTTTTGCGACCATTCGCGCCGGGGACATTGTGGGTGAACATACCGCCATGTTTGCTGATATCGGTGAGCGCGTAGAGATTACGCATAAGGCTTCCAGCCGAATGACCTTCGCAAATGGCGCAGTTCGCGCGGCGAAATGGCTTTCTTCGCATAAAAGTGGTCTTTATGACATGCGGGATGTGCTTGGATTGGATGATTTATAG
- a CDS encoding porin: MKFKLNKVTQVATAGLLFGLASFASHAEITLIKQDPQPNDPLSRLQFQVGGSIRPQFQFQNGVKNYKTNGFDGGTRFRFSTDYYLFDDISWINYYELGVNIPALTGWDNHHAAGAHNTTRRMLYTGLKSKTYGQLTFGQQNSVYYDVVGAKTDIWDYDMWGQAPGNGVNGDYDGSYRSRKMLKYKNTFGDADVYASYLFSDNDLLTGKNSLRYKRNGGGSVGVDYHITKELTWGTAYNYTDAEMKNPNNNTSKDYNQSIVGTALSWKPGNWTASFGGGYYHDFLTTGLKTEDHFFAGDAYGLEYFLGYAFPINQYAVKTIQPYFMGDRLTYVTGRNYQRIDNGLGVSFQLDYGFRVDYEHVFTSSTDNLGDMNLIRLRYDF; the protein is encoded by the coding sequence ATGAAATTCAAACTTAACAAAGTCACGCAAGTGGCGACTGCCGGCCTGCTGTTTGGTCTGGCTTCCTTTGCTTCACACGCAGAAATCACCCTGATTAAACAAGACCCGCAGCCAAACGATCCGCTGAGTCGTCTGCAATTCCAGGTTGGCGGGAGTATTCGTCCGCAGTTCCAGTTCCAGAACGGCGTGAAAAACTACAAAACCAACGGTTTTGATGGCGGTACACGCTTCCGTTTCTCCACTGACTATTATCTGTTTGATGACATCAGCTGGATTAACTATTACGAGCTGGGTGTGAATATTCCTGCGCTGACTGGCTGGGATAATCACCACGCTGCCGGGGCGCACAACACGACCCGTCGTATGCTGTACACCGGTCTGAAAAGCAAAACCTACGGTCAGCTGACTTTCGGCCAGCAGAACAGCGTTTATTATGATGTTGTTGGCGCGAAAACTGATATCTGGGACTACGACATGTGGGGTCAGGCTCCTGGCAACGGCGTTAACGGCGACTATGATGGTTCTTACCGTTCACGTAAGATGCTGAAATACAAAAATACCTTCGGCGATGCTGATGTCTATGCGTCTTACCTGTTCTCAGATAACGATTTACTGACCGGTAAAAACAGCCTGCGTTACAAACGTAATGGTGGCGGTTCTGTCGGTGTGGATTACCACATCACCAAAGAACTGACATGGGGTACTGCGTACAACTACACCGACGCAGAAATGAAAAACCCGAATAACAACACCTCCAAAGACTACAACCAGAGCATCGTCGGTACCGCTCTGAGCTGGAAACCAGGCAACTGGACAGCGTCCTTCGGCGGCGGTTATTACCATGACTTCCTGACCACTGGCCTGAAAACTGAAGATCACTTCTTCGCCGGTGATGCGTACGGTCTGGAATACTTCCTGGGCTATGCATTCCCAATCAACCAGTATGCGGTGAAAACCATTCAGCCATACTTCATGGGTGACCGTCTGACCTATGTCACTGGCCGAAACTATCAGCGTATCGATAACGGTCTGGGTGTGTCCTTCCAGCTCGATTACGGCTTCCGTGTTGATTACGAACATGTGTTCACGTCTTCTACCGATAACCTCGGTGATATGAACCTGATCCGTCTGAGATACGACTTCTAA
- a CDS encoding SMP-30/gluconolactonase/LRE family protein, with protein MSAFFRSDITAIGDYRAELGETPVWCQRTQSLLWVDILAQRVLRYWPASGQTEIHELPSPTSAVLLTQRRNVFLLVSQDGVHLYDYGSQTRQKLCDYPGAEGTRPNEAAVAPDGSLWFGTMDIEEEKMTGAWYRFEAGAEKPEIMLDNVGTTNTLVWYEGKVWFADSRKNRFYSANARRINPLKISCFSSGDKIPDGSALTQNGWLITACWGSKCLLRQQINQGELLTLDTLPVPVTQPSCCTFGGPDMTEIFITSARKNLDAPHALEGALLHAQTATFGAPQNLFKLENP; from the coding sequence ATGTCAGCATTTTTCCGGTCCGACATAACTGCCATTGGCGACTATCGAGCCGAATTGGGTGAAACGCCCGTCTGGTGCCAGCGCACCCAGTCATTATTGTGGGTCGATATCCTGGCTCAGCGCGTATTACGTTACTGGCCTGCCTCAGGCCAGACAGAAATTCACGAACTCCCTTCCCCGACCAGCGCCGTATTGTTAACGCAAAGGCGTAACGTCTTTTTGCTGGTTTCTCAGGATGGCGTTCACCTCTACGATTACGGATCTCAAACCCGGCAAAAACTCTGCGATTATCCTGGCGCAGAAGGAACGCGTCCCAACGAAGCTGCTGTCGCGCCCGATGGCTCACTTTGGTTTGGCACAATGGATATAGAAGAAGAAAAGATGACCGGCGCGTGGTACCGCTTTGAGGCCGGGGCTGAAAAGCCTGAAATCATGCTCGATAACGTGGGGACGACCAATACGCTGGTCTGGTATGAAGGCAAAGTCTGGTTTGCAGACAGCCGGAAAAACCGCTTTTACTCCGCTAACGCCCGCCGTATAAATCCTTTGAAAATTTCCTGTTTCTCCTCCGGCGATAAAATCCCTGACGGCTCGGCGCTGACGCAAAACGGCTGGCTGATTACCGCCTGCTGGGGTTCAAAATGCCTGTTACGCCAGCAGATTAATCAGGGCGAACTGCTGACGCTGGACACCCTGCCGGTGCCCGTCACGCAGCCAAGCTGCTGCACCTTTGGCGGCCCGGATATGACCGAGATATTTATCACCTCGGCGCGTAAAAATCTGGATGCCCCGCACGCACTGGAAGGCGCGTTGCTGCACGCCCAAACGGCAACATTCGGCGCGCCACAGAACCTGTTCAAACTCGAAAACCCTTAA
- the ispH gene encoding 4-hydroxy-3-methylbut-2-enyl diphosphate reductase: MQILLANPRGFCAGVDRAISIVERALEIYGAPIYVRHEVVHNRYVVDSLRQRGAIFIEQISEVPDGSILIFSAHGVSQAVRAEAKARDLTMLFDATCPLVTKVHMEVARASRKGTEAILIGHAGHPEVEGTMGQYSNPKGGMYLVEAPEDVYKLQVKDENNLCFMTQTTLSVDDTSAVIDALRARFPKIIGPRKDDICYATTNRQEAVRTLADGADVVLVVGSKNSSNSNRLAELAQRVGVPSYLIDSAADIQESWLKDAKSIGVTAGASAPDILVQDVISKLKAFGCLDVINIEGREENIVFEVPKELRVDVRQID, from the coding sequence ATGCAGATATTGCTGGCTAATCCGCGAGGATTTTGTGCGGGCGTTGACCGTGCAATCAGCATCGTAGAGCGCGCGCTGGAAATTTACGGCGCGCCGATTTACGTTCGTCATGAAGTGGTGCATAACCGCTATGTGGTTGACAGTTTGCGTCAGCGCGGGGCGATTTTTATTGAGCAAATCAGCGAAGTGCCTGATGGCTCGATTCTGATTTTCTCCGCGCACGGCGTTTCTCAGGCGGTTCGTGCAGAAGCTAAAGCGCGCGACCTGACCATGCTCTTTGACGCCACCTGTCCGCTCGTGACCAAAGTGCATATGGAAGTCGCGCGTGCCAGCCGTAAGGGCACCGAAGCGATTCTGATTGGCCACGCCGGACACCCGGAAGTGGAAGGCACAATGGGCCAGTACAGCAACCCGAAAGGGGGAATGTATCTGGTTGAAGCACCGGAAGATGTCTATAAATTGCAGGTGAAAGACGAAAATAACCTGTGCTTTATGACGCAAACCACGCTTTCCGTTGATGATACGTCTGCGGTGATTGATGCGCTGCGCGCGCGTTTTCCGAAGATTATCGGGCCGCGTAAAGACGATATTTGCTATGCGACAACCAACCGTCAGGAAGCCGTGCGTACGCTGGCTGATGGCGCGGATGTCGTTCTGGTGGTCGGATCAAAGAACTCTTCCAACTCCAACCGTCTGGCAGAACTGGCTCAGCGTGTGGGCGTTCCTTCTTATCTGATCGACTCTGCGGCAGATATTCAGGAAAGCTGGCTGAAAGATGCCAAAAGCATTGGCGTGACGGCTGGCGCTTCTGCACCGGATATTCTGGTCCAGGACGTGATCAGTAAGCTGAAAGCGTTTGGTTGCCTCGATGTGATTAACATCGAAGGGCGTGAAGAAAATATTGTCTTCGAAGTGCCGAAAGAGCTGCGTGTGGATGTGCGTCAGATCGACTGA
- the fkpB gene encoding FKBP-type peptidyl-prolyl cis-trans isomerase, with protein MSQQVKHDSAVLVHFTLKLEDGSTAESTRANGKPALFRLGDGSLSDALENQLLGLTVGDKHAFTLAPESAFGGKSPDLVQFFSRRDFQETGVPDVGTIMLFSGRDGSEMPGVVREVTEDSITVDFNHPLAGQHIDFDIEVLEIDPQREEKHADIAG; from the coding sequence ATGTCTCAACAGGTGAAACATGACAGCGCCGTGCTGGTGCATTTTACGTTGAAACTGGAAGACGGTTCGACGGCAGAATCAACCCGCGCGAATGGCAAACCCGCGCTGTTTCGCCTTGGCGATGGCAGCTTGTCTGACGCGCTGGAGAATCAGCTGTTAGGCCTGACAGTGGGCGACAAGCACGCATTTACCCTTGCACCTGAATCTGCGTTCGGCGGCAAAAGCCCCGATCTGGTTCAGTTCTTTTCGCGCCGTGATTTCCAGGAAACAGGCGTGCCGGATGTCGGCACGATTATGCTGTTTTCCGGGCGTGACGGCAGCGAAATGCCGGGCGTGGTGCGTGAGGTGACGGAAGATTCTATCACTGTAGATTTCAACCATCCGCTGGCGGGCCAGCATATCGATTTTGATATTGAAGTGCTGGAAATCGACCCGCAACGGGAGGAGAAACATGCAGATATTGCTGGCTAA
- the lspA gene encoding signal peptidase II has product MSKSICSTGLRWLWLAVVVIIVDLGSKFLIMGNFQLGESMPLIPYLNLFYAQNHGAAFSFLADKGGWQRWFFAVIALAIVVALVVMMYRGTAKQKLNNIAFAMIIGGALGNLFDRLYHGFVVDFIDFYVGNWHFATFNLADSFICVGAALVVLEGFLAKPKEAEKSKG; this is encoded by the coding sequence ATGAGTAAATCGATTTGTTCCACCGGACTCCGCTGGCTCTGGCTGGCGGTCGTGGTCATCATCGTGGATCTGGGCAGTAAGTTCCTCATTATGGGGAACTTCCAGCTTGGCGAATCCATGCCGCTGATCCCGTATTTAAACCTGTTCTATGCGCAAAACCACGGTGCAGCGTTTAGCTTCCTCGCGGATAAAGGCGGCTGGCAGCGCTGGTTTTTTGCTGTGATTGCGCTGGCCATCGTCGTGGCGCTGGTTGTCATGATGTACCGCGGCACCGCGAAGCAAAAACTCAATAACATCGCGTTTGCGATGATTATCGGCGGTGCATTAGGTAATTTGTTCGACCGCCTGTATCACGGTTTCGTGGTCGATTTTATCGATTTCTATGTCGGTAACTGGCATTTCGCGACGTTCAATCTGGCTGACAGCTTTATTTGTGTCGGTGCAGCGCTGGTCGTGCTGGAAGGTTTTCTGGCAAAACCGAAAGAAGCGGAAAAGAGCAAAGGATAA
- the ileS gene encoding isoleucine--tRNA ligase, whose amino-acid sequence MSDYKNTLNLPETGFPMRGDLAKREPDMLKNWYDQDLYGIIRAAKKGKKTFILHDGPPYANGSIHIGHSVNKILKDMIIKSKGLAGFDAPYVPGWDCHGLPIELKVEQLIGKPGEKVTAAEFREACRKYAAEQVEGQKKDFIRLGVLGDWDHPYLTMDFKTEANIIRALSKIIGNGHLHKGAKPVHWCTDCGSSLAEAEVEYYDKASPSIDVTFNATDAAAVAAKFGAASFNGPISLVIWTTTPWTMPANRAISLNPEFSYQLVQVEGQCLILATDLVESVMKRAGIAEWTVLGECKGADLELLRFKHPFLDFDVPAILGEHVTLDAGTGAVHTAPGHGPDDFVIGQKYGLEVANPVGPNGCYLPGTYPTLDGKFVFKANDLIVELLREKGALLHVEKITHSYPCCWRHKTPIIFRATPQWFISMDQKGLRKQSLEEIKGVQWIPDWGQARIENMVANRPDWCISRQRTWGVPMSLFVHKDTEQLHPRSLELMEEVAKRVEADGIQAWWDLNPEDILGADAADYVKVPDTLDVWFDSGSTHSSVVDVRPEFNGHSPDLYLEGSDQHRGWFMSSLMISTAMKGKAPYKQVLTHGFTVDGQGRKMSKSIGNTIAPQDVMNKLGGDILRLWVASTDYTGEIAVSDEILKRAADSYRRIRNTARFLLANLNGFDPALHSVAPEDMVVLDRWAVGRAKAAQEEIIAAYEAYDFHGVVQRLMQFCSIEMGSFYLDIIKDRQYTAKSDSVARRSCQTALYYISEALVRWMAPIMSFTADEIWAELPGQREKFVFTEEWFDGLFGLTGNESMNDAFWDELLKVRGEVNKVIEQARADKRLGGSLEAAVTLYADDALATDLRSLGNELRFVLLTSGAKVAALSEADESAQPSELLKGLKIGLAKAEGNKCPRCWHYTTDVGQNAEHSELCGRCVTNIAGDGEERKFA is encoded by the coding sequence ATGAGTGACTACAAGAACACCCTGAATTTGCCGGAAACAGGGTTCCCGATGCGTGGCGATCTGGCCAAGCGTGAACCTGACATGCTGAAAAATTGGTATGACCAGGATCTGTACGGGATTATTCGTGCTGCCAAGAAAGGCAAAAAAACCTTTATTTTGCATGACGGCCCTCCGTATGCGAACGGCAGCATTCATATTGGTCACTCAGTAAACAAAATTCTCAAAGACATGATTATCAAGTCCAAAGGGCTTGCGGGCTTCGATGCGCCGTATGTTCCGGGCTGGGACTGTCATGGTCTGCCAATTGAGCTGAAAGTCGAACAACTGATCGGCAAGCCTGGTGAGAAAGTGACGGCGGCTGAGTTCCGTGAAGCGTGCCGTAAATATGCCGCAGAGCAGGTTGAAGGCCAGAAGAAAGACTTCATCCGTCTGGGCGTATTGGGCGACTGGGATCACCCGTACCTGACCATGGACTTCAAAACTGAAGCCAACATCATCCGTGCGCTGAGCAAAATCATCGGTAACGGTCACCTGCATAAAGGTGCAAAACCTGTTCACTGGTGTACCGATTGCGGCTCTTCACTGGCTGAAGCGGAAGTTGAGTATTACGACAAAGCGTCTCCGTCTATCGACGTAACCTTTAACGCCACTGACGCAGCGGCCGTGGCAGCCAAATTCGGTGCGGCTTCCTTTAATGGCCCGATTTCTCTGGTTATCTGGACCACCACGCCGTGGACCATGCCCGCAAACCGCGCTATTTCCCTGAATCCTGAATTCTCTTATCAGCTGGTTCAGGTCGAAGGTCAGTGTCTGATTCTGGCAACCGATCTGGTTGAAAGCGTCATGAAACGCGCTGGTATCGCAGAATGGACCGTGCTGGGCGAATGTAAAGGTGCAGATCTTGAATTGCTGCGCTTCAAACACCCGTTCCTGGACTTCGACGTTCCGGCGATTCTGGGCGAACACGTGACACTCGATGCCGGTACCGGTGCTGTGCATACCGCGCCGGGCCACGGTCCTGATGACTTTGTTATCGGCCAGAAATACGGTTTGGAAGTGGCTAACCCGGTTGGCCCGAACGGTTGCTATCTGCCGGGCACTTACCCGACGCTGGACGGCAAGTTCGTCTTTAAAGCCAATGATTTGATCGTCGAGTTGCTGCGTGAAAAAGGTGCATTGCTGCACGTTGAGAAAATCACGCACAGCTACCCGTGCTGCTGGCGTCACAAAACGCCAATCATCTTCCGCGCCACGCCACAATGGTTCATCAGCATGGATCAGAAAGGCCTGCGTAAGCAGTCACTGGAAGAGATCAAAGGCGTTCAGTGGATCCCGGACTGGGGTCAGGCGCGTATTGAAAACATGGTCGCTAACCGTCCTGACTGGTGTATCTCCCGTCAGCGCACCTGGGGCGTACCGATGTCTCTGTTTGTTCACAAAGACACCGAGCAACTGCATCCGCGCAGCCTTGAGCTGATGGAAGAAGTCGCGAAACGCGTTGAGGCCGATGGCATTCAGGCGTGGTGGGATCTGAACCCTGAAGATATTCTGGGTGCGGACGCGGCGGATTACGTCAAAGTGCCCGATACGCTGGACGTGTGGTTCGACTCCGGTTCTACGCATTCCTCCGTTGTGGATGTGCGTCCTGAGTTCAACGGCCATTCTCCGGATCTGTATCTGGAAGGCTCCGACCAGCATCGCGGTTGGTTCATGTCTTCACTGATGATTTCGACAGCAATGAAAGGCAAAGCGCCTTACAAACAAGTTCTGACGCACGGTTTCACCGTGGACGGTCAGGGCCGCAAAATGTCCAAATCTATCGGTAACACCATCGCGCCTCAGGATGTGATGAACAAGCTGGGTGGCGACATTCTGCGTCTGTGGGTCGCGTCAACGGATTACACCGGTGAAATCGCCGTGTCCGACGAAATCCTCAAACGTGCCGCTGATTCTTACCGCCGTATCCGTAACACAGCGCGCTTCCTGCTGGCGAACCTTAACGGTTTCGATCCTGCGCTGCATAGCGTCGCTCCGGAAGACATGGTGGTTCTGGACCGCTGGGCCGTTGGCCGCGCGAAGGCTGCACAAGAAGAGATCATTGCCGCGTATGAAGCCTATGATTTCCACGGTGTGGTTCAGCGTCTGATGCAGTTCTGTTCCATCGAGATGGGTTCTTTCTATCTGGATATCATCAAAGATCGCCAGTACACCGCCAAAAGCGACAGCGTTGCACGTCGCAGCTGCCAGACCGCGCTGTACTACATCAGCGAAGCTCTGGTTCGCTGGATGGCACCGATCATGTCCTTCACCGCAGATGAAATCTGGGCTGAATTGCCGGGTCAGCGTGAGAAATTCGTCTTTACCGAAGAATGGTTTGACGGTCTGTTTGGCCTCACCGGTAACGAATCCATGAACGATGCGTTCTGGGATGAGCTGCTGAAAGTTCGTGGCGAAGTGAACAAAGTGATTGAGCAGGCGCGTGCCGATAAACGTCTGGGCGGTTCTCTGGAAGCGGCGGTCACGCTGTACGCCGATGACGCACTGGCGACCGATCTGCGCTCACTGGGCAATGAACTGCGCTTCGTGCTGCTGACTTCTGGCGCAAAAGTTGCTGCGCTGTCAGAAGCGGACGAGTCTGCCCAGCCAAGTGAATTGCTCAAAGGCCTGAAAATTGGTCTGGCAAAAGCAGAAGGCAACAAGTGTCCGCGCTGCTGGCATTACACCACTGACGTCGGCCAGAACGCGGAGCACAGCGAACTTTGTGGCCGTTGTGTGACTAACATTGCCGGCGACGGCGAAGAGCGTAAGTTTGCATAA
- the ribF gene encoding bifunctional riboflavin kinase/FAD synthetase, with translation MELIRGIHNIRARHHGCVLTIGNFDGVHRGHQALIKQLKLEGQRLGLPVMVMIFEPQPLELFAGDKAPARLTSLRDKAKYLAECGVDYLLCVRFEPRFAAHIAQEFISTLLVEKLGVRFLTVGDDFRFGARRLGDFELLQKAGKEYGFEVISTETFREGGNRISSTAIRDALRDDDLALAANLLGHPFSISGRVVHGDKLGRTIGFPTANVPLKRVVSPVRGVYAVDVLGLGPEPLPGVANIGIRPTVGGVRKQLEVHLLDTTLDLYGRHIDVVLRAKLRNEQRFSSLDALKQQIANDEVTAREFFGLKTPR, from the coding sequence ATGGAGCTAATTCGCGGAATACACAATATTCGAGCACGTCATCATGGATGTGTGCTGACTATTGGCAATTTTGATGGTGTACACCGGGGGCATCAGGCCCTGATCAAACAGCTTAAGCTGGAAGGTCAACGTCTGGGCCTGCCAGTGATGGTAATGATTTTTGAGCCACAGCCGCTGGAGCTGTTCGCCGGTGATAAAGCACCTGCGCGCCTGACCAGCTTGCGTGACAAAGCCAAGTATCTGGCCGAGTGCGGAGTAGATTATCTGTTATGCGTACGTTTCGAACCCCGGTTCGCTGCGCATATTGCACAGGAATTTATCTCTACACTGCTGGTCGAGAAACTGGGCGTCAGATTCCTGACTGTCGGAGATGATTTCCGCTTCGGCGCGCGTCGTCTGGGGGATTTTGAGCTGTTACAGAAAGCCGGTAAAGAATATGGCTTTGAAGTGATCAGCACGGAAACCTTTCGTGAAGGCGGCAATCGTATCAGCAGCACCGCGATCCGCGATGCGCTGCGCGACGACGATCTGGCGCTGGCCGCGAATTTACTGGGCCATCCGTTCAGTATTTCAGGTCGCGTTGTTCACGGCGATAAACTGGGGCGTACCATCGGTTTCCCGACGGCCAACGTGCCGTTGAAACGCGTGGTTTCACCCGTGCGCGGTGTTTATGCCGTGGACGTTTTAGGCCTCGGGCCTGAGCCTTTGCCGGGCGTCGCCAATATTGGTATACGCCCGACGGTCGGTGGTGTGCGCAAGCAGTTGGAAGTGCACCTTCTCGACACCACATTAGATTTATACGGGCGCCACATTGACGTGGTGCTTCGCGCAAAATTGCGCAACGAACAGCGTTTTTCCTCGCTTGATGCTTTGAAGCAACAAATTGCGAACGATGAGGTGACGGCCCGGGAATTTTTTGGGTTAAAGACACCACGCTAA
- the rpsT gene encoding 30S ribosomal protein S20, with translation MANIKSAKKRAVQSEKRRKHNASRRSMMRTFIKKVHAAIAAGDKTAAQNAFNEMQPIVDRQSCKGLIHKNKAARHKSNLTAQINAMQ, from the coding sequence TTGGCTAATATCAAATCAGCTAAGAAACGCGCCGTACAGTCAGAAAAACGCCGTAAGCACAACGCGAGCCGTCGTTCAATGATGCGTACCTTTATCAAAAAGGTACACGCGGCTATCGCAGCAGGCGACAAAACTGCTGCACAAAATGCATTTAACGAAATGCAACCAATTGTGGACCGTCAGTCTTGCAAAGGCCTGATCCACAAAAACAAAGCAGCGCGTCATAAGTCAAACCTGACTGCGCAAATCAACGCAATGCAATAA
- the nhaR gene encoding transcriptional activator NhaR, which produces MPHINYNHLYYFWHVCKSGSVVGAAEALYLTPQTITGQIKSLEERLGGKLFKRQGRGLVPSELGQLVYRYADKMFTLSQEMLDIVNYRKESSLLFDVGVADALSKRLVSRVLEAAVPENAQIHLRCFESTHEMLLEQLSLHKLDMILSDCPVDSTQQEGLFSVKLGESPISFFCCKPLDGVDFPACLEQRPLLIPGRRSMLGRKLLNWFTTQGLNVNILGEFDDAALMKAFGMNNDAIFVAPAIYSSTEFQDEKIEEVGRVEGIMEEYYVIFAERMIQHPSVQRICHTDFSALFT; this is translated from the coding sequence ATGCCTCATATTAATTACAACCATTTGTATTATTTTTGGCACGTGTGTAAATCAGGTTCTGTTGTGGGAGCTGCCGAGGCGCTGTATCTGACCCCGCAGACGATCACCGGCCAGATCAAATCATTGGAAGAAAGGCTCGGCGGAAAACTCTTTAAGCGGCAGGGGCGCGGTCTCGTGCCTTCGGAGTTGGGCCAGCTGGTCTATCGATATGCGGACAAAATGTTCACACTGAGCCAGGAAATGCTGGATATCGTGAATTACCGCAAAGAGTCGAGCCTGCTGTTTGATGTGGGCGTTGCGGATGCTTTGTCCAAGCGTCTGGTCAGCCGTGTGCTGGAAGCCGCCGTACCTGAAAATGCGCAAATTCATTTACGCTGTTTTGAATCGACGCACGAAATGCTGCTCGAACAGCTGAGTTTGCATAAGCTGGATATGATTCTCTCCGACTGTCCGGTGGATTCCACCCAGCAGGAAGGGCTGTTTTCAGTCAAATTGGGGGAAAGCCCGATCAGCTTCTTCTGCTGCAAACCTCTGGATGGCGTAGATTTCCCGGCCTGTCTTGAACAGCGTCCACTGCTTATTCCAGGCCGCCGTTCGATGCTGGGGCGTAAATTGCTGAACTGGTTTACGACGCAGGGGCTGAACGTCAATATCCTCGGGGAATTCGATGACGCGGCGCTGATGAAAGCATTCGGCATGAACAACGATGCCATTTTTGTCGCACCGGCCATCTACTCTTCGACGGAATTTCAGGATGAGAAAATTGAAGAGGTTGGGCGGGTAGAGGGGATCATGGAAGAGTATTACGTGATTTTTGCTGAAAGAATGATCCAACATCCTTCGGTACAGCGGATTTGTCACACCGACTTTTCGGCATTGTTTACTTGA